One window of the Dreissena polymorpha isolate Duluth1 chromosome 5, UMN_Dpol_1.0, whole genome shotgun sequence genome contains the following:
- the LOC127831430 gene encoding tryptase-2-like: MGSIHTYSQTLVSVHNHVANALSSDDAVFYDIALPTLRRPAYLSEYVNTICMDPNYTAPDHSHCVTAGWGDLVHGANEGVELPHHASLQIVPNSVCAERYDVSPEDLDVSPEDHDVSQEDHDVSPEDHDVSPEDHDVSPEDYDVSPEDTPLIYAAGEGRDSCQVDSGGPLACFHDGHWIKVGVVNSGKGCAGNPLYPSFYTRVNYFYDWIENVIDSN; encoded by the exons TATCCACACCTACTCTCAAACGCTTGTCAGTGTCCACAACCATGTCGCAAACGCTT TGTCGTCGGACGATGCAGTGTTCTATGATATCGCCCTACCTACGTTGAGAAGGCCTGCTTACCTGTCCGAGTACGTGAACACCATTTGTATGGACCCCAATTACACTGCGCCCGATCACAGCCACTGCGTCACTGCGGGATGGGGAGACTTAGTGCACG GTGCGAATGAGGGCGTGGAATTACCGCACCATGCGAGTCTTCAGATCGTGCCCAATTCCGTCTGCGCCGAACGCTACGATGTTTCTCCGGAAGACCTCGACGTTTCTCCGGAAGACCACGATGTTTCTCAGGAAGATCACGATGTTTCTCCGGAAGATCACGATGTTTCTCCGGAAGACCACGATGTTTCTCCGGAAGACTACGATGTTTCTCCAGAAGACACACCCCTCATTTACGCCGCTGGTGAAGGCAGGGATTCCTGTCAG GTCGACTCGGGCGGTCCGCTAGCGTGCTTCCATGACGGCCACTGGATCAAGGTGGGCGTGGTCAATTCAGGCAAAGGTTGCGCCGGCAACCCACTGTACCCCTCGTTCTACACGCGTGTAAATTACTTCTACGACTGGATAGAGAATGTCATTGATTCCAACTGA